One genomic segment of Amycolatopsis sp. Hca4 includes these proteins:
- a CDS encoding response regulator transcription factor produces the protein MTSVLIVDDQALQRFGFRMLLEAAPGTEVVGEAAHGAEAVRRTAELRPDVVLMDIRMPGMDGIEATRRIVAGGGRSRVLVLTTFDLDEYAHAALRAGASGFLLKDAHPEELLAGIRAVARGDAVVAPALTRRLLDAYAHHLPTVSGGAPDDPRWAALTEREREILVAIGRGWTNGEIASRLVLSESTVKTHVGRVLAKIGARDRIQAVITAYDLGLTR, from the coding sequence GTGACCAGCGTGCTCATCGTGGACGACCAGGCCCTGCAGCGGTTCGGCTTCCGCATGCTGCTGGAGGCGGCACCCGGCACGGAGGTGGTGGGCGAAGCGGCCCACGGCGCGGAAGCGGTGCGCCGCACAGCCGAGCTGCGTCCCGACGTGGTCCTGATGGACATCCGCATGCCGGGCATGGACGGCATCGAAGCGACCCGCCGCATCGTCGCGGGCGGCGGCCGGTCGAGGGTGCTGGTGCTGACGACGTTCGACCTCGACGAGTACGCGCACGCGGCGCTGCGGGCGGGTGCGAGCGGATTCCTGCTCAAGGACGCCCACCCGGAGGAGCTCCTGGCCGGGATCCGCGCGGTGGCCAGGGGAGACGCGGTCGTCGCGCCGGCGCTGACCCGGCGTCTCCTCGACGCGTACGCCCACCACCTGCCGACGGTGTCCGGCGGCGCCCCGGACGACCCGCGCTGGGCGGCGCTGACCGAGCGCGAGCGCGAGATCCTGGTCGCCATCGGCCGGGGGTGGACGAACGGCGAGATCGCGTCGCGGCTGGTGCTCTCGGAGTCGACGGTGAAGACGCACGTGGGCCGGGTACTGGCGAAGATCGGCGCCCGCGACCGCATCCAGGCGGTGATCACCGCCTACGACCTCGGCCTGACGCGCTGA
- a CDS encoding sensor histidine kinase has protein sequence MTEVNGDALGHPLLTQAIRIRQRLRRTDRAHPWLLDAAVVAGVVLLFCVPEFVRFDDGDDGPLPITFTQLPVPATLALQAGLVLPLLARRRAPTAAFAVIAAVFVLQWSLGSFLRADVALLVALYSVALHGRVRHLAWVGAAVAGLIVPVAVRVSAVVSVWGALFFLISTAVAAAALGLAVRIRRAQLAALRERAARLEVERDQRSRLATATERTRVAREMHDIIGHNLSVIISLADGGAYAAEAAPERSREALRLVGESGRQALGELRRMLGVLREQAAAPELHPQPRIADIDALCGRLRAAGPEVVLRSGGELEALDRGVQLMAYRIVQEALTNTLKHAGPGTRVDVTLSADGARLRIRVQDTGPPDGRRPSHGEGHGLTGMRERAALYGGTLVAGPVPGGGWAVQAVLDVTPLPGSPA, from the coding sequence GTGACCGAGGTGAACGGCGACGCACTGGGGCACCCGCTGCTCACCCAGGCGATCCGGATCAGGCAGCGGCTGCGGCGGACGGACCGGGCCCACCCGTGGCTCCTCGACGCGGCCGTGGTGGCCGGGGTCGTCCTGCTGTTCTGCGTGCCGGAGTTCGTGCGGTTCGACGACGGCGACGACGGCCCGCTGCCGATCACGTTCACGCAGCTGCCGGTGCCCGCGACGCTGGCCCTGCAGGCCGGCCTGGTGCTGCCCCTGCTGGCGCGGCGGCGGGCACCGACGGCGGCGTTCGCCGTGATCGCGGCGGTGTTCGTGCTGCAGTGGTCGCTGGGCTCGTTCCTGCGGGCCGACGTGGCCCTGCTCGTCGCGCTCTACAGCGTGGCGCTGCACGGCCGCGTCCGGCACCTGGCCTGGGTGGGCGCGGCCGTGGCCGGGCTCATCGTCCCGGTCGCGGTGCGCGTCTCCGCGGTGGTGTCCGTGTGGGGCGCGCTGTTCTTCCTGATCAGCACGGCGGTCGCGGCCGCCGCGCTGGGGCTGGCGGTGCGGATCCGCCGGGCCCAGCTGGCCGCCCTGCGCGAGCGCGCGGCCCGGCTGGAGGTCGAGCGCGACCAGCGCAGCAGGCTGGCCACCGCCACCGAACGCACCCGGGTGGCCCGGGAGATGCACGACATCATCGGCCACAACCTGTCCGTCATCATCAGCCTGGCCGACGGCGGCGCGTACGCGGCCGAAGCGGCGCCCGAGCGGAGCCGGGAAGCGCTCCGGCTCGTCGGGGAGTCCGGACGCCAGGCACTGGGCGAGCTCCGGCGCATGCTGGGTGTCCTGCGCGAGCAGGCGGCTGCGCCGGAGCTGCACCCGCAGCCCCGCATCGCCGACATCGACGCGCTGTGCGGGCGGCTGCGCGCGGCCGGGCCGGAGGTCGTCCTCCGGTCCGGCGGCGAGCTGGAAGCCCTGGACCGCGGGGTGCAGCTGATGGCCTACCGGATCGTCCAGGAGGCGCTCACGAACACGTTGAAGCACGCCGGTCCCGGCACGCGCGTCGACGTCACGCTGTCCGCCGACGGCGCGCGGCTGCGCATCCGCGTCCAGGACACCGGCCCGCCGGACGGCCGCCGGCCGTCCCACGGCGAAGGGCACGGGCTCACCGGCATGAGGGAGCGCGCGGCCCTCTACGGCGGCACGCTCGTCGCCGGTCCGGTCCCGGGCGGCGGCTGGGCCGTGCAGGCGGTCCTCGACGTCACCCCGCTCCCGGGGAGCCCGGCGTGA
- a CDS encoding ABC transporter permease, producing MNAVTLVERPAYRVTGRRVLRSEWSKLWSLRSTWITLGLGCVFLVAVGLIAAAQYSPQPTGGNLDDDFANATAVSLSLFGLTFAQLALGVLGVLVTAGEYSTGMIRSTLAAVPRRLPVLWAKSAVFGVVALVVGVVSVFVTFVIVSGVVAGTPAALTLSSPGVVRSLLGAGLYLGLVGVLGAALGALLRSVAGGISVLVAVLMLIPGLLSLLPASWHDEIGPYLPSNAGQAMYALTHDSTSLSPAAGLAVFLGWTALALAGAAYRLVRTDG from the coding sequence ATGAACGCGGTGACACTCGTCGAACGGCCCGCCTACCGGGTGACCGGACGCCGCGTGCTGCGTTCGGAGTGGTCGAAGCTGTGGTCGCTGCGCTCGACGTGGATCACCCTCGGCCTCGGGTGCGTGTTCCTGGTGGCCGTCGGCCTGATCGCCGCGGCGCAGTACTCGCCCCAGCCCACCGGCGGGAACCTCGACGACGACTTCGCCAACGCCACCGCGGTCAGCCTGTCCCTGTTCGGCCTGACGTTCGCGCAGCTGGCGCTGGGCGTCCTCGGCGTGCTGGTGACCGCGGGCGAGTACTCCACCGGCATGATCCGCTCGACGCTGGCCGCGGTCCCGCGCCGCCTGCCGGTGCTGTGGGCGAAGTCGGCGGTGTTCGGCGTGGTCGCCCTCGTCGTCGGCGTCGTAAGCGTGTTCGTCACCTTCGTGATCGTCTCCGGCGTGGTGGCCGGGACACCGGCGGCGCTCACGCTGTCGTCGCCGGGCGTGGTGCGCAGCCTGCTGGGCGCGGGCCTCTACCTCGGCCTGGTCGGGGTGCTCGGGGCCGCGCTCGGTGCCCTGCTGCGGTCGGTCGCCGGCGGCATCTCGGTGCTGGTGGCGGTGCTGATGCTGATCCCCGGCCTGCTGTCGCTGCTGCCCGCGAGCTGGCACGACGAGATCGGGCCGTACCTGCCCAGCAACGCGGGCCAGGCCATGTACGCCCTGACCCACGACAGCACGTCCTTGTCGCCGGCCGCGGGGTTGGCCGTGTTCCTGGGCTGGACGGCCCTCGCACTGGCCGGCGCGGCCTACCGGCTCGTCCGGACCGACGGCTGA
- a CDS encoding DUF1206 domain-containing protein, with product MPELRVFRLLARIGLTCYAAVHLIVAWLAAQVALGDHERADKAGALQLVAAEGGAWLLWLVAGGTGVLALWQLSEALTGHRQASPRRRWVRRSVSGIEVVLYGLVAYSAAKTATGASGKAGSVVAAVLGWPWGAAAVIGAGVLVIGVAGWLAYRGARKKFLRDLDFGGASPTVRLSATRLGQVGWCAVGVLYATVGAMLVLAAVRYDPAKAGGLDPALKTLAVQPYGPALLLALALGIAVFGVFALLEARFRRL from the coding sequence ATGCCCGAACTGAGAGTTTTCCGCCTGCTCGCCCGGATAGGGCTGACCTGCTACGCGGCCGTCCACCTGATCGTCGCTTGGCTGGCCGCGCAGGTGGCGCTCGGCGACCACGAACGGGCCGACAAGGCCGGGGCGCTGCAGCTCGTCGCCGCCGAGGGGGGTGCGTGGCTGCTGTGGCTGGTTGCGGGCGGCACCGGCGTGCTCGCGCTGTGGCAGCTCAGCGAGGCACTCACCGGCCACCGGCAGGCCTCACCCCGGCGCCGCTGGGTGCGGCGGTCGGTCAGCGGCATCGAAGTCGTTCTTTACGGCCTGGTCGCCTACAGCGCCGCCAAGACCGCGACGGGCGCTTCCGGCAAGGCCGGCTCGGTCGTCGCGGCCGTGCTGGGATGGCCGTGGGGTGCGGCCGCGGTGATCGGCGCGGGTGTGCTCGTCATCGGCGTCGCCGGGTGGCTCGCCTACCGGGGCGCGCGGAAGAAGTTCCTCCGCGACCTCGACTTCGGCGGTGCCTCCCCCACCGTGCGGTTGTCGGCCACCCGGCTCGGCCAGGTCGGCTGGTGCGCGGTGGGCGTCCTGTACGCCACGGTGGGAGCGATGTTGGTGCTCGCGGCCGTCCGGTACGACCCGGCCAAGGCCGGCGGGCTGGACCCGGCGCTGAAGACGCTGGCCGTGCAGCCGTACGGGCCGGCCTTGTTGCTTGCGCTGGCGCTCGGGATCGCGGTGTTCGGCGTGTTCGCGCTGCTGGAGGCCCGGTTCCGGCGGTTGTGA